A genomic stretch from Onychostoma macrolepis isolate SWU-2019 chromosome 02, ASM1243209v1, whole genome shotgun sequence includes:
- the slc25a42 gene encoding mitochondrial coenzyme A transporter SLC25A42, producing MDQVGMGNAEHQGALTKGEVLPRPASSQSEGFKQGRSVFNSLISGACAGAVAKTAVAPLDRTKIIFQVSSNRFSAKEAYRLIYRTYLKDGFFSLWRGNSATMVRVIPYAAIQFCAHEQYKRILGQYYGFQGKALTPVPRLLAGSLAGTTAAMITYPLDMVRARMAVTPKEMYSNILHVFVRISREEGLQTLYRGFTPTILGVVPYAGLSFFTYETLKKLHAEHTGRSQPYSYERLAFGACAGLIGQSASYPLDVVRRRMQTAGVTGHTYGSISGTMREIVTEEGVIRGLYKGLSMNWVKGPIAVGISFMTFDLMQILLRKLQQFSHSAR from the exons ggtTTTAAACAGGGTCGCTCGGTCTTCAACTCTCTGATCTCGGGGGCGTGTGCAGGAGCTGTAGCCAAAACAGCCGTCGCCCCGCTGGACCGAACCAAGATTATCTTCCAAG TGTCGTCGAATAGATTCTCTGCTAAG GAGGCGTACAGGTTAATTTACCGCACATATCTGAAGGATGGCTTCTTCAGTCTGTGGAGGGGAAACTCAGCCACGATGGTGCGTGTTATTCCATACGCTGCCATCCAGTTCTGTGCTCATGAACAATACAAGAGGATTCTGGGACAGTATTATGGCTTCCAGGGCAA AGCTCTGACGCCTGTGCCGCGGCTGCTGGCCGGTTCGCTGGCAGGAACCACGGCTGCCATGATCACGTATCCGCTGGACATGGTCCGAGCGCGCATGGCCGTCACACCCAAAGAGAT GTACAGTAACATCCTGCACGTGTTCGTCCGTATCTCTCGTGAGGAGGGGCTGCAGACGCTCTACAGAGGATTCACTCCCACCATCCTCGGCGTCGTGCCGTACGCGGGACTCAGCTTCTTCACCTACGAGACGCTCAAGAAACTCCACGCAG AGCACACGGGCCGCTCTCAGCCGTACTCGTACGAGCGTCTGGCGTTCGGTGCGTGCGCAGGATTGATCGGTCAGTCGGCCTCTTACCCGCTGGACGTGGTGCGCAGACGCATGCAGACGGCGGGCGTCACCGGACACACCTACGGCAGTATCTCGGGCACCATGCGTGAGATCGTGACAGAGGAGGGCGTGATCCGCGGCCTCTACAAGGGCCTGAGCATGAACTGGGTCAAAGGGCCCATCGCCGTCGGCATCAGCTTCATGACCTTCGACCTCATGCAGATCCTGCTTCGCAAACTTCAGCAGTTCAGCCACAGTGCGCGGtag